The following coding sequences are from one Pasteurellaceae bacterium RH1A window:
- a CDS encoding thiamine biosynthesis protein ApbE, producing the protein MKLKTLLALATFSLFLTACNKEPTQIALTGKTMGTTYHVKYIDKGDIKNLPKQEEVQAQLDNLLKEVNRQMSTYQNDSEISQFNRYNMANQPFKVSPDFAMVVQEAVRLNKISDGALDVTVGPLVNLWGFGPDKRLNKVPTAEQIAERSEAVGIDKIQVQGNALVKTHPNLYLDLSSIAKGAGVDKVADHLESLGIENYLVEIGGEMRGKGNNQKNEAWKIAIEKPEANGVAQIVVPLHKFALATSGNYRNYFEDEQGNRLSHIIDPKNHHPVNHNLASISVVAEKSMTADGLSTGLFVLGADKALDVAEREKLAVFLIIKNGDKFDTKMSSEFEKLIKQ; encoded by the coding sequence ATGAAACTCAAAACCCTACTTGCCCTTGCAACTTTTTCCCTCTTTCTGACCGCTTGCAACAAGGAGCCGACCCAAATCGCTTTGACTGGCAAAACCATGGGAACGACCTATCATGTCAAGTATATCGACAAGGGTGACATTAAAAACCTGCCTAAGCAAGAAGAGGTTCAGGCCCAGCTGGACAACCTCCTCAAGGAAGTCAATCGCCAGATGTCCACCTATCAAAATGATTCAGAAATTAGCCAGTTTAACCGCTATAATATGGCCAACCAGCCCTTCAAGGTTTCGCCTGATTTTGCCATGGTGGTGCAAGAGGCTGTTCGTTTGAACAAGATTTCTGACGGAGCTTTAGATGTAACCGTTGGCCCACTGGTCAATCTCTGGGGTTTCGGGCCAGATAAACGCCTTAATAAAGTGCCAACGGCAGAACAAATTGCGGAGCGTTCTGAAGCCGTGGGGATTGATAAAATTCAAGTGCAAGGCAACGCCTTGGTCAAAACCCACCCAAATCTCTACTTAGATTTATCTTCTATTGCTAAGGGGGCTGGTGTGGACAAGGTGGCCGATCACCTAGAAAGCTTAGGGATTGAAAACTACTTGGTCGAAATCGGCGGCGAAATGCGGGGCAAGGGTAATAATCAGAAAAATGAGGCTTGGAAGATTGCCATTGAAAAGCCGGAAGCCAACGGTGTCGCCCAAATTGTCGTGCCGCTGCACAAGTTCGCTCTTGCCACCTCAGGTAACTACCGCAACTATTTTGAAGACGAGCAGGGCAACCGCTTATCTCATATTATCGACCCTAAAAATCACCACCCAGTAAACCACAATCTGGCCTCAATTTCGGTGGTGGCGGAAAAATCCATGACGGCTGACGGCCTTTCCACTGGGCTCTTTGTCCTTGGTGCAGACAAGGCCTTAGACGTGGCCGAACGGGAAAAATTAGCCGTTTTCTTGATTATCAAAAACGGCGACAAGTTCGACACTAAAATGTCGAGCGAATTTGAAAAACTGATCAAACAATAA
- a CDS encoding 30S ribosomal protein S6, with product MRHYEIVFMVHPDQSEQVPGMIERYTASIKEAGGQVHRLEDWGRRQLAYPINKLHKAHYVLMNVEAPQSVIDELETNFRYNDAVLRNIIIHTKHAVTEASPMAKAKEERKAPEAAAVETEEAGE from the coding sequence ATGCGTCACTACGAAATCGTTTTTATGGTCCACCCAGACCAAAGCGAACAAGTACCTGGTATGATCGAGCGTTATACCGCTTCTATTAAAGAAGCAGGCGGTCAAGTTCACCGTTTAGAAGATTGGGGTCGCCGTCAATTGGCCTACCCAATTAACAAACTTCACAAAGCACACTACGTGTTAATGAATGTAGAAGCACCTCAATCAGTAATTGATGAGTTAGAAACAAACTTCCGTTACAATGATGCCGTTCTTCGTAACATCATCATTCATACAAAACACGCCGTAACAGAAGCTTCTCCAATGGCTAAAGCGAAAGAAGAGCGTAAAGCACCTGAAGCAGCCGCTGTTGAAACTGAGGAAGCAGGCGAGTAA
- a CDS encoding NADH:ubiquinone reductase (Na(+)-transporting) subunit E, with product MEHYISIFVKAVFIENMALSFFLGMCTFLAVSKKVSTAFGLGIAVTFVLGIAVPVNQLIYANVLKDSALVEGVDLSFLNFITFIGVIAGLVQILEMVLDKFMPALYNALGIFLPLIAVNCAIFGGVSFMVQREYNFPESVVYGFGSGIGWMLAIVALAGLTEKMKYADIPAGLKGLGITFITVGLMALGFMSFSGIQL from the coding sequence ATGGAACACTATATTAGTATCTTCGTGAAGGCGGTCTTCATCGAAAATATGGCACTCTCTTTCTTCCTTGGTATGTGTACCTTCCTTGCGGTATCCAAGAAAGTGTCAACCGCCTTTGGTCTCGGCATTGCAGTAACCTTCGTACTAGGTATTGCCGTGCCAGTAAACCAACTTATTTATGCTAACGTCTTAAAAGATAGTGCCTTAGTTGAGGGCGTGGACTTGTCCTTCCTTAACTTTATTACCTTTATCGGCGTGATTGCGGGCCTGGTACAGATCCTTGAAATGGTCTTGGACAAATTTATGCCAGCCCTCTACAACGCCCTAGGTATCTTCCTTCCGCTTATCGCCGTAAACTGTGCGATCTTCGGTGGCGTATCTTTTATGGTGCAACGTGAATACAACTTCCCAGAATCTGTGGTCTATGGTTTTGGCTCAGGCATTGGTTGGATGTTGGCTATTGTTGCTTTAGCAGGTTTAACCGAGAAAATGAAATATGCGGATATTCCAGCAGGCCTCAAAGGTTTAGGTATCACCTTTATCACCGTAGGCTTGATGGCGTTAGGCTTTATGTCATTCTCTGGTATTCAATTATAA
- a CDS encoding MATE family efflux transporter produces MNLHWQDYPKNAKRLFKLSLPIFISQLSVSGMGLADIVMAGLVSDADVSAISVSNSIYFPLFLFVLGILNAITPTVSYLNGASQRELIAHQIHQGLWIILALSAPLLLIFWHSDLILDFMDTPADFSQKTHDYLKVLSIGLLPALLSVLLRCLNDGLSNPKPAMQITFFGLLLNIPLNYIFIFGKFGLPEMGAVGCGVATAIVNWIMFGLMLHYCYTNKAQKDIKLFDKWLESPNFKTLGKLLALGLPIAFAMFTEVMLFATSSLVLSPLGAQVVASHQVALQTSSLFFMIPLAFGIATTIVIGQTLGQKQVEEAKVLSYHALITGLILALISAVVIALFNGLIPLAFTQDPTSISIASGLLLFAAVYQLPDSMQAICNGILRGYKNTKSILYATVFCYWLVGIPFGYILARTDWLTAQPMAAAGFWLMFCISLTLASGLLFYQMRKIQAVPAEQLIQHLEKIK; encoded by the coding sequence ATGAATTTACACTGGCAAGACTACCCTAAAAACGCAAAAAGGCTCTTTAAGCTCTCCCTTCCCATCTTTATCTCTCAACTCTCGGTTTCGGGCATGGGGCTGGCGGATATTGTGATGGCGGGGCTGGTTAGCGATGCGGATGTGTCGGCCATTAGTGTCAGTAATTCTATTTATTTCCCCCTCTTTCTCTTTGTGTTGGGCATTCTCAATGCCATTACGCCAACCGTGTCTTATTTGAACGGTGCCAGCCAGCGGGAGCTGATTGCCCACCAAATCCACCAGGGCTTGTGGATTATCTTGGCCCTGTCTGCCCCGCTTCTGCTGATTTTTTGGCATAGCGACCTAATCTTGGACTTTATGGACACGCCTGCGGACTTTTCCCAAAAGACCCACGACTACCTCAAGGTGCTGTCTATCGGCCTCTTGCCTGCCTTGTTGTCCGTCTTGCTGCGTTGCTTGAACGATGGTTTGTCCAACCCCAAACCTGCCATGCAGATCACTTTTTTTGGCCTGCTGCTTAATATTCCCCTTAACTATATCTTTATTTTCGGCAAGTTTGGCCTGCCTGAAATGGGGGCGGTCGGCTGCGGGGTGGCCACGGCCATTGTAAACTGGATCATGTTCGGCTTGATGTTGCACTATTGCTACACCAACAAGGCCCAAAAGGACATCAAATTATTCGACAAATGGCTAGAAAGCCCTAACTTCAAGACCTTGGGCAAGTTGTTGGCCCTGGGCCTGCCCATTGCCTTTGCCATGTTTACGGAAGTGATGCTCTTTGCCACCTCCTCCTTGGTGCTTTCCCCGCTTGGCGCTCAAGTAGTGGCCAGTCATCAGGTAGCCCTACAAACCAGCTCGCTCTTTTTTATGATCCCACTTGCCTTTGGGATTGCCACTACCATTGTCATTGGCCAAACCTTGGGGCAAAAGCAGGTGGAGGAAGCCAAGGTCTTGAGCTACCATGCCCTGATTACAGGCCTCATCTTGGCCCTCATCTCGGCGGTGGTGATTGCCTTGTTTAATGGGCTTATTCCCCTCGCCTTTACCCAAGACCCGACCTCGATTTCCATTGCCTCAGGCCTGCTCTTATTTGCTGCGGTCTATCAGTTGCCCGATTCCATGCAGGCCATTTGTAACGGCATTTTACGGGGCTATAAAAACACCAAATCGATTTTATATGCCACGGTCTTTTGTTATTGGCTGGTGGGGATTCCCTTTGGTTATATTCTGGCCAGAACCGACTGGCTGACCGCCCAACCCATGGCAGCAGCGGGTTTTTGGCTTATGTTTTGTATTAGTTTAACCCTGGCCAGCGGCTTGCTCTTCTACCAAATGCGCAAAATCCAGGCCGTGCCAGCGGAGCAACTCATTCAACATTTAGAAAAAATTAAGTAA
- a CDS encoding NADH:ubiquinone reductase (Na(+)-transporting) subunit F, whose translation MSETTVLALGIAAFTAIVLVLVAIILFAKSKLVDSGDITISINEDPEKAITLPAGGKLLGALAAKGIFVSSACGGGGSCGQCRVVVKSGGGDILPTELSHISKREAKEGHRLACQVNVKGNMDIELPEEIFGVKKWQCTVISNDNKATFIKELKLAIPEGEEVPFRAGGYIQIEADPHVVNYKDFDIPEEYHEDWDKFDLWRYVSKVDEPIIRAYSMASYPEEKGIIMLNVRIATPPPRNPDVPPGQMSSYIWSLKAGDKVTISGPFGEFFAKETENEMVFIGGGAGMAPMRSHIFDQLKRLKSKRKMSFWYGARSKREIFYQEDFDQLAAENDNFVWHVALSDALPEDNWDGYTGFIHNVLYENYLKDHEAPEDCEYYMCGPPVMNAAVINMLKSLGVEDENILLDDFGG comes from the coding sequence ATGAGTGAAACAACTGTTCTCGCACTCGGGATTGCGGCCTTTACCGCAATCGTGCTAGTGCTTGTGGCGATCATCCTGTTTGCTAAATCCAAATTAGTGGATTCAGGTGACATTACCATCAGCATCAACGAAGACCCTGAAAAAGCCATTACCCTGCCTGCGGGCGGTAAATTGCTTGGTGCCTTGGCTGCCAAGGGGATTTTCGTTTCGTCTGCTTGTGGTGGCGGTGGCTCTTGTGGCCAGTGCCGTGTGGTGGTGAAAAGCGGTGGTGGCGATATTCTGCCAACCGAGCTTTCCCACATCAGCAAGCGTGAAGCCAAAGAAGGCCACCGCTTGGCCTGCCAAGTGAATGTGAAAGGCAATATGGATATTGAGTTGCCGGAAGAAATCTTCGGCGTGAAAAAATGGCAATGTACCGTTATTTCTAACGACAACAAGGCCACCTTCATCAAAGAGCTTAAACTGGCCATTCCAGAAGGTGAAGAAGTGCCATTCCGCGCGGGTGGTTATATCCAAATCGAAGCCGATCCACATGTGGTCAATTACAAAGATTTCGATATTCCAGAAGAATACCACGAGGACTGGGACAAGTTCGATCTCTGGCGTTATGTGTCTAAGGTTGATGAGCCGATTATCCGTGCTTATTCCATGGCTTCATACCCAGAAGAGAAGGGCATTATTATGCTTAACGTGCGTATTGCCACACCTCCGCCACGCAACCCAGATGTGCCGCCAGGTCAAATGTCTTCCTACATTTGGTCGCTTAAGGCAGGCGATAAGGTTACCATTTCTGGCCCATTCGGTGAATTCTTCGCCAAAGAAACCGAGAATGAAATGGTCTTTATCGGTGGTGGTGCGGGTATGGCTCCAATGCGTTCCCACATTTTCGACCAGTTAAAACGTCTCAAATCTAAACGTAAGATGTCCTTCTGGTACGGCGCTCGTTCTAAACGTGAAATCTTCTACCAAGAAGACTTCGACCAATTAGCGGCCGAGAACGACAACTTCGTATGGCATGTGGCCCTTTCTGATGCTCTGCCAGAAGACAACTGGGACGGCTACACAGGCTTTATCCACAACGTGCTTTATGAAAACTACCTCAAAGATCACGAAGCACCTGAAGATTGTGAATACTATATGTGTGGGCCACCAGTCATGAACGCTGCGGTAATTAACATGCTTAAGAGCCTAGGCGTTGAAGACGAAAACATCTTATTAGATGATTTTGGTGGTTAA
- a CDS encoding NADH:ubiquinone reductase (Na(+)-transporting) subunit A (uses the energy from reduction of ubiquinone-1 to ubiquinol to move Na(+) ions from the cytoplasm to the periplasm): MITIKKGLDLPIAGKPAQTISAGNAVSEVAVLGEEYVGMRPSMKVREGDVVKKGQVLFEDKKNPGVVFTAPASGTVKAINRGDKRVLQSVVISVEGSEQETFARYEAAQLASLTSEQVKQNLVESGLWTALRTRPFSKVPALDATPSSLFINAMDTNPLAADPTVVLNEHREDFVNGVTVLSRLFPEKKVHLCKAGDSNTPTVNLPNVQTHDFGGVHPAGLVGTHIHFIDPVGATKSVWHINYQDVIAVGKLFTTGELYVDRVVALAGPQVKNPRLVRTVLGANLSQLTQNELQAGQNRVISGSVLSGTTASGPHDYLGRYALQVSVILEGNEKEFFGWIAPGTNKYSITRTVVGHFLKGKLFNFTSAVNGGDRAMVPTGNYERVMPLDILPTLLLRDLISGDTDSAQALGCLELDEEDLGLCTFVCSGKYEYGSILRQALDKIEKEG; encoded by the coding sequence ATGATTACCATTAAAAAAGGTTTGGATCTTCCGATTGCAGGAAAACCAGCACAGACTATCTCAGCAGGCAATGCCGTGTCTGAAGTGGCTGTTTTAGGTGAAGAATACGTGGGTATGCGCCCTTCTATGAAGGTGCGTGAAGGCGATGTGGTGAAAAAAGGTCAGGTGCTTTTTGAAGATAAAAAGAACCCTGGCGTGGTTTTCACTGCTCCTGCAAGTGGTACGGTTAAGGCCATTAACCGTGGCGATAAGCGTGTTCTGCAATCTGTTGTGATTAGCGTTGAAGGCTCCGAGCAAGAAACCTTTGCTCGTTATGAGGCCGCTCAATTAGCATCATTAACCTCTGAACAAGTCAAACAAAATCTTGTTGAATCAGGCTTGTGGACGGCCTTGCGTACTCGTCCATTTAGCAAGGTTCCAGCCCTTGATGCCACTCCGTCCTCCCTATTCATCAATGCCATGGATACCAACCCATTGGCAGCGGATCCGACGGTGGTTTTAAATGAGCATCGTGAAGATTTTGTGAATGGCGTGACGGTTTTAAGCCGTTTATTCCCTGAGAAAAAGGTGCATTTGTGTAAGGCTGGCGATAGCAATACGCCAACAGTGAACTTGCCAAACGTGCAAACCCACGATTTCGGTGGCGTTCACCCAGCAGGCCTTGTGGGTACACATATTCACTTTATCGATCCAGTCGGTGCAACCAAATCCGTTTGGCACATCAACTATCAAGATGTGATTGCCGTGGGTAAACTCTTTACCACGGGCGAGCTTTATGTGGATCGTGTGGTCGCCCTTGCTGGCCCGCAGGTCAAAAATCCACGTTTAGTCCGTACCGTACTGGGTGCGAACCTTTCTCAACTCACCCAAAACGAGCTACAAGCGGGTCAAAATCGTGTGATTTCTGGCAGCGTTTTAAGTGGCACAACCGCTTCAGGCCCACACGACTACCTTGGCCGTTATGCCCTTCAGGTGTCTGTTATTCTTGAAGGTAACGAGAAAGAGTTCTTCGGTTGGATTGCCCCAGGCACCAATAAATACTCTATTACCCGTACTGTTGTTGGTCACTTCCTCAAGGGCAAACTCTTCAACTTCACTTCTGCAGTGAATGGTGGCGACCGTGCCATGGTGCCAACAGGCAACTATGAGCGTGTTATGCCCTTAGATATTTTACCAACGCTCTTGTTGCGTGACTTAATTTCAGGCGATACCGATTCAGCTCAAGCCCTTGGCTGTTTAGAGCTAGATGAGGAAGACTTAGGACTTTGTACCTTCGTTTGCTCAGGTAAATATGAATACGGTTCAATCTTACGTCAAGCCTTAGATAAGATTGAGAAGGAAGGTTAA
- a CDS encoding NADH:ubiquinone reductase (Na(+)-transporting) subunit D, which translates to MSDAKTNLKDLLLNPIAKNNPIALQILGICSALAVTTKLETAFVMAIAVSLVTGFSSLFISLIRNYIPNSIRIIVQLAIIASLVIVVDQILKAYAYGLSKQLSVFVGLIITNCIVMGRAEAFAMKSPPMESFVDGIGNGLGYGAMLIIVAFFRELIGSGKLFGITIFETIQNGGWYQANGLFLLAPSAFFIIGFVIWGLRMWKPEQQEK; encoded by the coding sequence ATGTCTGACGCAAAAACTAACTTAAAAGATCTGTTGTTAAACCCAATTGCAAAAAATAATCCGATTGCCTTGCAAATTTTGGGTATTTGTTCAGCGCTTGCGGTAACAACCAAATTAGAAACTGCCTTCGTTATGGCGATTGCAGTAAGCCTTGTAACAGGTTTCTCTAGTTTATTTATTTCTTTGATCCGTAACTACATTCCAAACAGCATCCGTATTATCGTGCAGTTGGCGATTATCGCCTCCTTGGTAATCGTAGTGGACCAAATCCTCAAAGCCTATGCTTATGGTCTTTCCAAACAGCTTTCGGTTTTCGTTGGTCTTATCATTACCAACTGTATCGTAATGGGTCGTGCAGAAGCCTTTGCCATGAAATCTCCACCAATGGAGAGCTTTGTGGACGGTATCGGTAACGGTTTGGGCTACGGCGCCATGCTCATTATCGTGGCCTTCTTCCGTGAGTTAATCGGTTCAGGTAAGCTCTTTGGTATCACCATTTTTGAAACCATTCAAAACGGTGGCTGGTATCAAGCCAACGGCTTATTCCTACTTGCACCAAGTGCCTTCTTCATTATCGGCTTCGTTATCTGGGGCTTGAGAATGTGGAAACCAGAGCAACAGGAGAAATAG
- a CDS encoding 50S ribosomal protein L9 codes for MQVILLDKVAHLGGVGTQVEVKSGFARNYLIPQGKAVMATKANIAHFEARRAELEAKAEAALAAAQARAEKLTALAQVTIATKAGDDGRLFGSIGARDIADAVSAAGVEVAKSEVRLGEGPLRATGEHTVRVHFHPEVEATVVVNVVAE; via the coding sequence ATGCAAGTTATTCTTTTAGATAAAGTTGCCCACCTTGGTGGTGTTGGCACACAAGTAGAAGTTAAATCTGGTTTTGCTCGTAACTACTTAATCCCACAAGGTAAAGCAGTTATGGCAACCAAGGCAAACATTGCTCACTTTGAAGCCCGTCGTGCTGAATTAGAAGCCAAAGCTGAAGCTGCACTCGCTGCTGCTCAAGCTCGTGCTGAAAAATTGACTGCACTTGCCCAAGTGACTATCGCTACCAAAGCTGGTGACGATGGCCGTTTATTCGGTTCAATCGGCGCCCGTGACATCGCTGATGCAGTTTCTGCTGCTGGTGTTGAAGTGGCGAAAAGCGAAGTTCGTTTAGGCGAAGGCCCACTTCGTGCCACTGGCGAACACACTGTACGCGTTCACTTCCACCCAGAAGTTGAAGCAACAGTTGTTGTAAACGTGGTTGCTGAGTAA
- a CDS encoding 8-oxo-dGTP diphosphatase encodes MPDKPTIQVAVGIIRNEFGQIYLAQRLEGQDFAQALEFPGGKVDAGESPEEALRRELEEEVGIHVLSAFPYEHFVFEYPTKHLEFFFYLIEEWVGEPFGREGQEGFWIEQAELDAGLFPPANEALVKRLVLEAQSEQEQG; translated from the coding sequence ATGCCTGATAAGCCCACGATCCAGGTCGCTGTTGGGATTATTCGCAACGAATTCGGCCAAATTTACCTTGCCCAACGCTTAGAAGGGCAGGATTTTGCTCAAGCCCTTGAATTTCCAGGCGGCAAAGTCGATGCGGGTGAAAGCCCAGAGGAAGCCCTCAGACGTGAATTAGAAGAGGAAGTGGGCATTCATGTACTCAGTGCCTTTCCTTATGAGCATTTTGTCTTTGAATACCCAACCAAGCATTTGGAGTTTTTCTTCTACCTGATTGAGGAATGGGTGGGCGAACCCTTTGGCCGTGAGGGGCAGGAAGGATTTTGGATCGAGCAGGCAGAGCTAGACGCAGGCCTTTTCCCACCTGCCAATGAAGCCCTAGTTAAACGTTTAGTTTTGGAGGCACAAAGTGAGCAAGAACAAGGATAA
- a CDS encoding NADH:ubiquinone reductase (Na(+)-transporting) subunit B, with amino-acid sequence MGLKHLFEKMEPNFLPGGKLEKWYALFEATYTLFYTPGTVTPKKGSHVRDALDSKRMMILVWLALFPAMFYGMYNVGAQSFQALMMGDFAQNVANSIANDWHFSLANSLGLLNQDAGVLTKMGLGAIFFLPIYAVAFGVGGFWEVVFAMVRKHEINEGFFVTSILFALIVPPTLPLWQAALGITFGVVVAKEIFGGVGKNFMNPALAGRAFLFFAYPAQISGDMVWTAADGFSGATALSQWAQGGEAALKHVATGQHITWMDAFLGNIPGSVGEVSTLAILIGGLIIVFAKIASWRIIAGVMVGMAATATLFNMIGSDTNPMFAMPWHWHLVLGGFALGMIFMATDPVSASFTNTGKWWYGALIGVMAVLIRTVNPAYPEGMMLAILFANLFAPIFDYIVVQANIKRRRARTNG; translated from the coding sequence ATGGGTTTAAAACATCTTTTTGAAAAAATGGAACCTAATTTTTTACCTGGCGGTAAATTAGAAAAATGGTATGCCCTCTTTGAAGCGACCTATACCCTTTTCTATACTCCAGGTACGGTAACACCGAAAAAAGGTTCCCATGTACGTGATGCCTTAGATTCAAAACGTATGATGATCCTCGTTTGGTTAGCATTGTTCCCAGCCATGTTCTACGGTATGTACAACGTGGGCGCACAATCTTTCCAAGCCTTAATGATGGGCGATTTTGCCCAAAACGTGGCCAACAGCATTGCCAACGACTGGCACTTCTCCCTGGCCAATAGCCTTGGTTTACTTAACCAAGATGCTGGCGTATTGACTAAAATGGGCCTAGGCGCCATCTTCTTCCTGCCAATCTATGCCGTTGCCTTTGGTGTCGGTGGTTTCTGGGAAGTGGTCTTTGCTATGGTGCGTAAGCATGAGATCAACGAAGGCTTCTTCGTGACCTCAATCCTCTTCGCCCTCATTGTTCCACCAACATTACCACTCTGGCAGGCTGCCCTGGGTATTACCTTCGGTGTAGTTGTGGCCAAAGAGATCTTCGGTGGCGTAGGTAAGAACTTTATGAACCCAGCCCTTGCCGGCCGTGCCTTCTTGTTCTTTGCCTACCCTGCACAAATCTCAGGTGATATGGTCTGGACTGCGGCCGATGGTTTCTCTGGTGCAACAGCCCTTTCTCAATGGGCACAAGGTGGCGAAGCCGCACTTAAACACGTTGCAACCGGCCAGCACATCACTTGGATGGATGCCTTCTTGGGTAACATTCCAGGCTCTGTGGGTGAGGTTTCAACCCTGGCTATCTTAATCGGTGGCTTAATCATTGTGTTTGCAAAAATTGCCTCTTGGCGGATTATTGCGGGCGTGATGGTGGGTATGGCAGCAACGGCAACCCTCTTTAATATGATTGGTTCAGACACCAACCCAATGTTCGCCATGCCTTGGCACTGGCACTTGGTATTAGGTGGTTTTGCCCTCGGTATGATCTTTATGGCAACCGACCCAGTTTCGGCCTCTTTCACCAACACAGGTAAGTGGTGGTATGGTGCCTTAATCGGGGTCATGGCGGTATTGATCCGCACGGTAAACCCAGCCTACCCAGAAGGGATGATGTTAGCGATCTTATTTGCAAACTTGTTTGCACCAATTTTCGACTACATCGTGGTTCAAGCGAATATCAAACGTCGGAGAGCAAGAACAAATGGCTAA
- a CDS encoding Na(+)-translocating NADH-quinone reductase subunit C, protein MAKFNKDSVGGTVLVVLLLSLVCSIIVAGSAVALKPTQEEQKLLDKQKNILSVAGLLDKGSVKDVFSKFIDTKYVDLDSGDYVDSANNAEEAIAPEADKAGIRKRTKTAEIYMVKNEQGSVEQIVLPIYGTGLWSVMYGFVSVEPDGNTIKGINFYQHGETPGLGGEIENPNWQKVFQGKKLYSDNHQPAIKVVKGQAPQDAHSVDGLSGATLTGNGVQGTFDYWFSDNAYGKYLSKLKAGAN, encoded by the coding sequence ATGGCTAAGTTTAATAAAGATAGCGTAGGCGGAACCGTTTTAGTTGTTCTGCTGTTAAGCCTTGTCTGTTCCATTATCGTGGCAGGTTCTGCGGTGGCCTTAAAACCTACCCAAGAAGAACAAAAATTGCTAGATAAACAGAAAAACATTCTGAGCGTAGCAGGCTTGTTAGACAAGGGCAGCGTCAAAGATGTTTTCTCTAAATTTATCGACACCAAATATGTGGACTTAGATTCTGGTGACTATGTCGATTCAGCCAACAATGCTGAAGAAGCCATTGCCCCAGAAGCAGACAAAGCAGGTATCCGTAAACGTACCAAAACCGCTGAAATCTATATGGTGAAAAACGAGCAAGGTTCTGTTGAACAAATCGTTCTGCCAATTTACGGCACAGGTTTATGGTCTGTTATGTACGGCTTTGTGTCTGTTGAGCCAGATGGCAATACCATCAAGGGCATCAACTTCTACCAACACGGGGAAACCCCAGGCCTTGGTGGTGAGATTGAAAACCCGAACTGGCAAAAAGTCTTCCAAGGTAAAAAATTGTACAGCGATAATCACCAACCAGCTATTAAGGTGGTGAAAGGCCAAGCCCCACAAGACGCCCACAGCGTTGATGGCTTGTCTGGTGCAACCCTAACAGGTAACGGTGTACAAGGTACCTTTGATTATTGGTTTAGTGATAATGCTTACGGCAAATACCTAAGCAAACTTAAAGCGGGGGCGAACTAA
- a CDS encoding 30S ribosomal protein S18 — protein sequence MARYFRRRKFCRFTAENVVEIDYKDIATLKNYISESGKIVPSRITGTRAKYQRQLARAIKRARYLALLPYTDNHQ from the coding sequence ATGGCACGTTATTTCCGTCGTCGTAAGTTCTGCCGTTTTACAGCGGAAAATGTTGTTGAAATCGATTACAAAGATATCGCTACATTAAAGAACTACATTTCAGAAAGCGGCAAAATTGTCCCAAGCCGCATTACAGGTACTCGTGCGAAGTATCAACGTCAATTAGCTCGTGCAATCAAACGTGCACGTTACCTTGCGTTGCTTCCATACACTGACAACCATCAGTAA
- a CDS encoding primosomal replication protein N, producing MLVENRLTLSGTVATAVKQSQSPAGIYNRSFYLEHRSNQVEAGLQRQAWCKIQVILNGNQFNTITQNITVGCKVRVSGFIHSHKDYQGLSQLVLHTEQIEFID from the coding sequence ATTCTTGTGGAAAATCGTTTAACCCTTAGCGGCACAGTTGCAACAGCGGTTAAACAAAGCCAAAGCCCGGCTGGCATTTATAATCGCAGTTTTTATTTGGAACATCGTTCAAACCAAGTAGAAGCAGGATTGCAAAGACAGGCCTGGTGCAAGATCCAAGTGATTTTGAACGGCAATCAATTTAACACAATCACTCAAAATATTACGGTCGGATGTAAGGTGAGAGTTAGCGGATTTATCCATTCTCACAAGGACTATCAAGGCTTAAGCCAATTAGTTTTACATACCGAGCAGATCGAATTTATAGATTAG